Proteins co-encoded in one Nicotiana sylvestris chromosome 7, ASM39365v2, whole genome shotgun sequence genomic window:
- the LOC104240848 gene encoding small ribosomal subunit protein eS4-like, giving the protein MARGLKKHLKRLNAPKHWMLDKLGGAFAPKPSSGPHKSRECLPLIIILRNRLKYALTYREVIAILMQRQVMVDAKVRTDKTYPAGFMDVVSIPKTNENFRLLYDTKGRFRLHSIRDEEAKFKLCKVRSIQFGSKGIPYLNTYDGRTIRYPDPLIKANDTIKLDLESNKIVDFIKFDVGNVVMVTGGRNRGRVGVIKNREKHKGSFETVHIQDALGHEFATRLGNVFTLGKGTKPWVSLPKGKGIKLSIIEEARKRLAAQSATTA; this is encoded by the exons ATG GCTAGAGGGTTGAAGAAACATTTGAAGAGGCTCAATGCGCCTAAACATTGGATGCTCGACAAACTTGGTGGAGCCTTT GCTCCCAAGCCTTCCTCTGGTCCACACAAATCAAGGGAGTGTTTGCCGCTGATCATTATCTTGCGAAACAGGTTGAAGTATGCTCTCACATACCGTGAGGTAATTGCAATTCTGATGCAACGACAGGTTATGGTTGATGCAAAAGTGAGGACAGATAAGACTTACCCAGCTGGTTTCATGG ATGTTGTCTCAATTCCAAAGACTAATGAGAACTTTCGTCTCCTTTATGACACAAAGGGGCGATTCCGTCTTCACTCTATCAGGGATGAGGAAGCCAAG TTTAAGCTTTGCAAGGTCCGATCCATTCAGTTTGGTAGTAAGGGGATTCCTTATCTTAATACTTATGATGGTAGAACAATTCGCTACCCTGATCCTCTCATCAAGGCCAATGATACCATCAAGCTGGACTTGGAATCCAATAAGATTGTTGACTTCATCAAGTTTGATGTTGGAAATGTTGTGATGGTAACTGGTGGTAGAAACAGGGGACGTGTTGGTGTTATTAAGAACAGGGAGAAGCACAAGGGTAGCTTTGAGACCGTTCACATTCAGGATGCCCTAGGCCATGAATTTGCTACTCGCTTGGGAAATGTTTTCACCCTTGGCAAAGGTACAAAGCCATGGGTGTCTCTACCTAAAGGAAAAGGTATCAAGTTGTCCATCATTGAGGAGGCACGGAAGAGGCTTGCTGCTCAATCAGCTACCACTGCCTGA